A region from the Pseudonocardia petroleophila genome encodes:
- a CDS encoding MFS transporter has product MTDRTLRQVFAVREYRTVWLADLLSVAGDQLARVALAVLVYGRTGSAAWAAATYALTFLPAIVGGVLLSGVADRFPRREVLVVTDVARAALVGVMAVPQVPLPVLCGLLVLVVLLGAPHTAARGALLPDLLPGDLYERGLAVAQITGQTAQVVGFAAGGLLVAAVSPSAALALNAVTFLVAGALFRFGLARRPRADGTPRTGARDLLAGITDVVADPRRRALVLLVWMVGLYVVPEALAAPYAAQIGAGPAVVGLLMAADPLGSVLGAWLFVRFVSPARRARLIGVLAVAAGVPLLFTVLVPGVPVALLLFGVSGMASTAYVMQAQASFVRATPTAIRGRAIGVAASGIVAGQGVAVLAGGLLADLWTPSTAIAVCGAAGVAIALGGALAWRSASADDHVGRPLPAAA; this is encoded by the coding sequence ATGACGGACAGGACGCTGCGGCAGGTCTTCGCGGTGCGGGAGTACCGCACGGTGTGGCTGGCCGATCTGCTCTCCGTCGCGGGCGACCAGCTCGCGCGGGTGGCGCTGGCCGTGCTCGTCTACGGGCGCACCGGGTCGGCGGCCTGGGCGGCGGCCACCTACGCGCTGACGTTCCTGCCCGCGATCGTCGGCGGCGTGCTCCTGTCCGGGGTCGCCGACCGCTTCCCGCGCCGCGAGGTCCTCGTCGTCACCGACGTCGCGCGGGCCGCGCTGGTCGGGGTGATGGCGGTCCCGCAGGTGCCGCTGCCGGTGCTGTGCGGGCTGCTCGTGCTCGTCGTGCTGCTCGGCGCCCCGCACACCGCGGCCCGGGGGGCGCTGCTGCCCGACCTGCTGCCCGGCGACCTCTACGAGCGCGGCCTCGCCGTCGCGCAGATCACCGGCCAGACCGCCCAGGTCGTGGGGTTCGCCGCCGGGGGCCTGCTCGTCGCGGCGGTCAGCCCGTCCGCGGCGCTCGCGCTGAACGCGGTGACGTTCCTCGTCGCGGGCGCGCTGTTCCGGTTCGGGCTCGCGCGGCGGCCCCGGGCCGACGGGACGCCGCGGACCGGGGCCCGCGACCTGCTCGCCGGGATCACCGACGTCGTCGCCGACCCGCGGCGGCGCGCACTCGTCCTGCTCGTCTGGATGGTCGGCCTCTACGTGGTGCCCGAGGCGCTGGCCGCGCCGTACGCCGCCCAGATCGGGGCCGGCCCGGCCGTCGTCGGGCTGCTGATGGCCGCCGACCCGCTGGGCAGCGTGCTCGGCGCGTGGCTGTTCGTGCGGTTCGTGTCGCCGGCGCGGCGAGCGCGCCTGATCGGCGTGCTCGCCGTCGCCGCCGGCGTCCCTCTGCTGTTCACCGTCCTGGTCCCGGGGGTCCCGGTCGCGCTCCTGCTGTTCGGCGTGTCCGGCATGGCGTCGACGGCGTACGTCATGCAGGCCCAGGCGTCGTTCGTCCGGGCCACCCCCACCGCGATCCGCGGCCGGGCCATCGGCGTCGCCGCCTCCGGCATCGTCGCGGGTCAGGGTGTCGCCGTGCTGGCCGGTGGCCTGCTCGCCGATCTCTGGACCCCTTCGACGGCGATCGCCGTCTGCGGGGCCGCGGGTGTGGCGATCGCGCTCGGCGGGGCGCTCGCGTGGCGGTCCGCCTCGGCGGACGACCACGTCGGGCGGCCCCTGCCGGCCGCCGCCTGA
- a CDS encoding histidine phosphatase family protein, which yields MQLVLVRHALPERVDGAAGGVADPPLTPLGLEQAHRVVDAVGPEVEALYSSPMARARATAAPLAAALGVEPVLVDDLREYDADAAHYVPVHEMPVVDPAGWQRIVDGLLPEGVDVAEFTGRVAAALERIIADHPGRGTVVVVAHAGVVNCWLAHLLGIDRPLAFPLDYTGISRVLAVRDGRRLVRTVNEIAHVADLLTRTAGSD from the coding sequence GTGCAGCTGGTACTGGTCCGCCACGCCCTGCCCGAGCGCGTCGACGGCGCCGCCGGCGGGGTCGCCGACCCGCCGCTCACCCCGCTGGGGCTGGAGCAGGCGCACCGCGTCGTCGACGCCGTCGGCCCCGAGGTGGAGGCGCTCTACTCCAGCCCGATGGCCCGGGCCCGCGCCACCGCCGCGCCGCTCGCGGCCGCGCTGGGCGTCGAGCCGGTGCTCGTCGACGACCTGCGCGAGTACGACGCCGACGCCGCGCACTACGTGCCGGTGCACGAGATGCCGGTCGTCGACCCGGCGGGCTGGCAGCGGATCGTCGACGGGCTGCTGCCCGAGGGCGTCGACGTCGCGGAGTTCACCGGCCGGGTCGCCGCCGCGCTGGAGCGGATCATCGCCGACCACCCGGGCCGCGGCACCGTCGTGGTCGTCGCGCACGCGGGCGTCGTCAACTGCTGGCTCGCGCACCTGCTCGGCATCGACCGCCCGCTCGCGTTCCCGCTGGACTACACCGGGATCAGCCGTGTGCTCGCCGTGCGCGACGGGCGCAGGCTGGTGCGCACGGTCAACGAGATCGCGCACGTCGCCGACCTGCTGACCCGGACGGCGGGCAGCGACTGA
- a CDS encoding HIT family protein, whose translation MTTVFTKIIDGDLPGRFVWADDLAVGFLSINPLAPGHTLVVPRAEVDHWVDADPALLAHLTSVAHAIGEAVRTVYSPPRVGLLVAGFEVPHLHLHVFPAGDMAAFDFANAAATVDAAEQDGHRDALRAALRDAGHSAHVPA comes from the coding sequence ATGACCACCGTGTTCACGAAGATCATCGACGGCGACCTCCCCGGGCGCTTCGTCTGGGCCGACGACCTCGCCGTCGGCTTCCTCTCGATCAACCCGCTCGCCCCCGGGCACACGCTCGTCGTGCCGCGGGCCGAGGTCGACCACTGGGTCGACGCCGACCCCGCGCTCCTCGCGCACCTCACGTCGGTCGCGCACGCGATCGGCGAGGCCGTGCGCACCGTGTACTCCCCGCCGCGCGTCGGGCTGCTCGTCGCCGGGTTCGAGGTCCCGCACCTGCACCTGCACGTGTTCCCGGCCGGCGACATGGCCGCGTTCGACTTCGCGAACGCCGCCGCCACCGTCGACGCCGCCGAGCAGGACGGCCACCGCGACGCGCTGCGGGCCGCGCTGCGCGACGCGGGCCACTCCGCGCACGTCCCGGCCTGA
- a CDS encoding PPOX class F420-dependent oxidoreductase has translation MARTIATNTTVDRAELTEFLRPRHHVILMTPRNDGSWQGSPVTSGVDPEGRIVIATYPERAKSRNVARHGKASVVVLSEEFDGAWVQVDGDAELIELPDAVEPLVDYFRSISGEHSDWDEYRRAMVDQGKALIRITPTRWSPIATGGFPARLA, from the coding sequence ATGGCCAGAACCATCGCGACGAACACGACCGTCGACCGCGCGGAGCTCACGGAGTTCCTCCGCCCCCGCCACCACGTGATCCTCATGACACCCCGCAACGACGGGTCCTGGCAGGGCTCCCCGGTCACCTCCGGTGTCGACCCCGAGGGCCGGATCGTCATCGCGACCTACCCGGAGCGCGCCAAGTCGCGCAACGTCGCCCGGCACGGGAAGGCCTCGGTCGTCGTGCTGTCCGAGGAGTTCGACGGGGCGTGGGTGCAGGTGGACGGCGACGCCGAGCTGATCGAGCTGCCCGACGCGGTGGAGCCGCTCGTCGACTACTTCCGCTCGATCTCCGGCGAGCACTCCGACTGGGACGAGTACCGGCGGGCGATGGTCGACCAGGGCAAGGCGCTGATCCGGATCACCCCGACCCGGTGGAGCCCGATCGCCACCGGAGGGTTCCCCGCGCGGCTCGCGTGA
- the glgX gene encoding glycogen debranching protein GlgX — MRPWPGHAYPLGATYDGAGTNFALFSEVAERVELCLFDEAGTEEKVPLTEVDGFVWHGYLPTVEPGQRYGFRVHGPHDPNQGLRCNPNKLLIDPYAKALDGPVKWDEAVFGYPFDDPDARNDADSAPFVPKSVVVNPFFDWGSDRPPKIPYNESVIYEAHVRGLTIAHPDIPEALRGTYTGLAHPAMIEHLKNLGVTAVELMPVHEFLNDHHLQEKGLSNYWGYNTVAFLAPHHAYAMGNNRPGNQVQEFKAMVRDLHDAGIEVILDVVYNHTAEGNDRGPTLSMRGIDNHAYYRVVEDDPRYYMDYTGTGNSLNVRNPHTLQLIMDSLRYWVTEMHVDGFRFDLASTLAREFYDVDRLSVFFDLVQQDPVISQAKLIAEPWDVGPGGYQVGNFPPLWTEWNGKYRDTVRDFWRGEPGTLGEFAQRLTGSSDLYQNDGRRPFASINFVTAHDGFTLNDLVSYNEKHNEANGEDNNDGESHNRSWNCGVEGPTDDAGVLELRARQQRNIIATMLISQGVPMLLHGDELGRTQNGNNNVYCQDSEIAWVDWSLATKNAPLIGFTAGMVALRHAHPVFRRRRFFAGRPIAPRRRSDPAAALPDIAWFTPTGEEMTEGDWDSGFGKCVTVFLNGDAIFDVDARGERVVDDSFVIALNAHYEDIDVVLPGTDYGSQWAVVVDTTSGLVTTLATAPGMPPSEPQTVAAGATYRVTARSLVVFQRTEGP; from the coding sequence ATGCGGCCGTGGCCGGGTCACGCCTATCCCCTGGGTGCCACCTACGACGGCGCGGGCACGAACTTCGCCCTGTTCTCCGAGGTCGCCGAGCGGGTCGAGCTCTGCCTGTTCGACGAGGCGGGCACCGAGGAGAAGGTGCCGCTCACCGAGGTCGACGGCTTCGTCTGGCACGGCTACCTCCCCACCGTGGAGCCCGGGCAGCGCTACGGGTTCCGGGTGCACGGCCCGCACGACCCGAACCAGGGCCTGCGCTGCAACCCGAACAAGCTGCTCATCGACCCCTACGCCAAGGCCCTCGACGGCCCGGTGAAGTGGGACGAGGCCGTGTTCGGCTACCCGTTCGACGACCCGGACGCGCGCAACGACGCCGACTCCGCGCCGTTCGTGCCCAAGTCCGTCGTGGTCAACCCGTTCTTCGACTGGGGCTCCGACCGGCCGCCGAAGATCCCGTACAACGAGTCGGTCATCTACGAGGCGCACGTCCGCGGGCTGACGATCGCCCACCCCGACATCCCCGAGGCGCTGCGCGGCACCTACACCGGCCTCGCGCACCCGGCGATGATCGAGCACCTGAAGAACCTGGGCGTCACGGCCGTCGAGCTCATGCCGGTGCACGAGTTCCTCAACGACCACCACCTCCAGGAGAAGGGGCTGTCCAACTACTGGGGCTACAACACCGTCGCCTTCCTGGCCCCGCACCACGCCTACGCCATGGGCAACAACCGCCCCGGCAACCAGGTGCAGGAGTTCAAGGCCATGGTCCGCGACCTGCACGACGCGGGCATCGAGGTGATCCTCGACGTGGTCTACAACCACACCGCGGAGGGCAACGACCGGGGCCCCACGCTGTCCATGCGCGGCATCGACAATCACGCGTACTACCGCGTCGTCGAGGACGACCCGCGCTACTACATGGACTACACGGGCACCGGCAACTCGCTCAACGTCCGCAACCCGCACACCCTGCAGCTGATCATGGACTCGCTGCGCTACTGGGTCACCGAGATGCACGTCGACGGGTTCCGGTTCGACCTGGCGTCCACCCTGGCCCGCGAGTTCTACGACGTCGACCGGCTGAGCGTGTTCTTCGACCTCGTGCAGCAGGACCCGGTGATCAGCCAGGCCAAGCTCATCGCGGAGCCGTGGGACGTCGGCCCCGGCGGGTACCAGGTCGGCAACTTCCCGCCCCTGTGGACCGAGTGGAACGGCAAGTACCGCGACACCGTCCGCGACTTCTGGCGCGGCGAGCCCGGCACGCTCGGCGAGTTCGCCCAGCGCCTCACCGGCAGCTCCGACCTCTACCAGAACGACGGCCGCCGCCCGTTCGCCTCGATCAACTTCGTCACCGCGCACGACGGGTTCACCCTCAACGACCTGGTCTCCTACAACGAGAAGCACAACGAGGCCAACGGCGAGGACAACAACGACGGCGAGAGCCACAACCGGTCGTGGAACTGCGGCGTCGAGGGCCCCACCGACGACGCGGGCGTGCTGGAGCTGCGCGCGCGGCAGCAGCGCAACATCATCGCCACGATGCTGATCAGCCAGGGCGTGCCGATGCTGCTGCACGGCGACGAGCTGGGCCGCACCCAGAACGGCAACAACAACGTCTACTGCCAGGACAGCGAGATCGCCTGGGTCGACTGGTCGCTGGCCACGAAGAACGCGCCGCTGATCGGGTTCACCGCGGGCATGGTCGCGCTGCGGCACGCGCACCCGGTGTTCCGGCGGCGCCGGTTCTTCGCCGGCCGGCCGATCGCGCCCCGGCGGCGCTCCGACCCGGCGGCCGCGCTGCCCGACATCGCCTGGTTCACCCCCACCGGCGAGGAGATGACCGAGGGCGACTGGGACTCCGGCTTCGGCAAGTGCGTCACGGTGTTCCTCAACGGCGACGCCATCTTCGACGTCGACGCGCGCGGCGAGCGGGTCGTCGACGACTCCTTCGTCATCGCCCTCAACGCCCACTACGAGGACATCGACGTCGTGCTGCCCGGCACCGACTACGGCTCGCAGTGGGCCGTGGTGGTCGACACGACCTCCGGGCTGGTCACGACGCTCGCCACGGCTCCCGGGATGCCCCCGTCCGAGCCGCAGACGGTCGCGGCCGGGGCCACCTACCGGGTCACGGCCCGCTCGCTGGTGGTGTTCCAGCGCACCGAGGGCCCGTGA
- a CDS encoding thiamine pyrophosphate-dependent enzyme, translating to MTRTVRDATFDVLRRHGLTTVFANPGSTEITLLTGLPPDLEFVLALHEGSVVGIATGWATAHDRPALAVLHTTAGLGNAVGALATARVNRVPLVVLVGQQDRRHLAYRPFLAGDLDGLAGSHPVWVGRPERPQDVPGMVARARHEAVTGRGPALVIVPSDDWAAPADDEEHPAPTVLRHAGAADPDAVAELAALVDDADAPALVVGADADHPATWAALVALAERLGCPVWQEPFAARAGFPQDHPRFAGHLPAGRARLRAALAGHDLVLAVGAPVLRQYPFEPGPLVGPGTRVALVTDDAEDAHHSVADLALLAPPAAVCRALATAVRARAATPVAGPDRTAPAPPGPGEELRAGHVLAALAARLPAESVVVEETPSSRPDLHRLLPARRPLGFLSAAMGGLGFALPAAVGVRMARPGTPVVAVVGDGSSLYAIQALWTAAHYGVGVLVVVLANGRYAVMDRLAEQHGGRAPWPAFTEVSVSGLATALGCPARRVEDHDDLLAVLDAEVPGLGTRRTPLVLEVAVVPDAGFAP from the coding sequence GTGACCCGCACCGTCCGCGACGCGACCTTCGACGTCCTGCGCCGCCACGGGCTGACCACGGTCTTCGCCAACCCCGGGTCGACCGAGATCACCCTGCTCACCGGCCTCCCGCCGGACCTGGAGTTCGTGCTCGCCCTGCACGAGGGCTCGGTGGTGGGCATCGCCACCGGCTGGGCCACCGCGCACGACCGGCCCGCGCTGGCCGTGCTGCACACCACGGCCGGGCTGGGCAACGCGGTCGGCGCGCTGGCCACCGCCCGGGTCAACCGGGTGCCGCTGGTGGTCCTCGTCGGCCAGCAGGACCGTCGCCATCTCGCGTACCGACCGTTCCTCGCGGGCGACCTCGACGGGCTCGCCGGGAGCCACCCCGTGTGGGTCGGGCGGCCCGAGCGCCCCCAGGACGTGCCGGGGATGGTCGCGCGGGCCCGGCACGAGGCGGTGACCGGCCGCGGGCCGGCCCTGGTGATCGTGCCGAGCGACGACTGGGCCGCCCCCGCCGACGACGAGGAGCACCCGGCGCCGACGGTGCTGCGGCACGCCGGCGCCGCGGACCCGGACGCGGTGGCCGAGCTGGCCGCGCTCGTCGACGACGCGGACGCCCCGGCGCTGGTGGTGGGGGCGGACGCCGACCACCCCGCCACCTGGGCGGCGCTGGTCGCGCTGGCGGAGCGGCTGGGCTGCCCGGTGTGGCAGGAGCCGTTCGCGGCGCGCGCCGGCTTCCCGCAGGACCACCCGCGCTTCGCCGGGCACCTCCCCGCCGGCCGCGCCCGGTTGCGGGCGGCGCTGGCCGGACACGACCTCGTGCTCGCCGTGGGCGCGCCGGTGCTGCGCCAGTACCCGTTCGAGCCGGGGCCGCTCGTCGGGCCCGGCACCCGGGTCGCGCTGGTCACCGACGACGCGGAGGACGCCCACCACAGCGTCGCCGACCTCGCCCTGCTGGCCCCGCCCGCCGCGGTGTGCCGGGCGCTCGCGACGGCCGTGCGGGCCCGGGCGGCCACGCCGGTGGCGGGCCCGGACCGCACGGCGCCCGCACCGCCCGGACCGGGGGAGGAGCTGCGCGCCGGGCACGTGCTCGCCGCGCTGGCCGCGCGCCTGCCCGCGGAGTCGGTGGTGGTGGAGGAGACCCCGTCGAGCCGCCCCGACCTGCACCGGCTGCTGCCCGCCCGCCGGCCGCTGGGCTTCCTCAGCGCCGCGATGGGCGGGCTCGGGTTCGCGCTGCCCGCCGCGGTCGGCGTGCGGATGGCCCGGCCGGGGACTCCGGTCGTCGCCGTCGTGGGGGACGGGTCCTCGCTGTACGCGATCCAGGCCCTGTGGACCGCGGCCCACTACGGGGTGGGGGTGCTGGTCGTCGTGCTCGCCAACGGCCGCTACGCGGTGATGGACCGGCTCGCCGAGCAGCACGGCGGTCGCGCCCCCTGGCCGGCCTTCACCGAGGTCAGCGTGTCCGGGCTGGCCACGGCGCTGGGCTGCCCGGCCCGGCGCGTCGAGGACCACGACGACCTGCTCGCGGTCCTCGACGCCGAGGTGCCCGGCCTCGGCACCCGGCGCACCCCGCTCGTGCTGGAGGTGGCCGTGGTGCCCGACGCGGGTTTCGCGCCCTAG
- a CDS encoding MFS transporter, whose translation MTTESAARTQVGAGWVRPLCWAAVALEGYDIVVLGVVLPSLLRSDWGLDPNSGALISVVGLLGIMVGALAIGPVADLIGRRRTMLLTVVGFSVLTLACAFAPGPEVFGLLRFLAGLGLGGVLPVALAMVNEYAPPGGSGSATTVLMTGYHVGAVATALLGIAVIPVWGWEAMFVLGALPAIVLVPLLWRFLPESVDFLRARGAGASAAVEAPAPANPVRALFRDGYLRATVAFWVTSIMGLLLVYGLNTWLPQIMISAGYELDASLALLLTLNAGAVIGLLVAGRVADRIGTRLATVTWFALGALFLALLSVRLPGIGVYVSVLLAGIFVFSAQVLCYAFVGQHYPAAVRGTALGSVSGVGRIGAIAGPLIGGALLTAGIAYPWGFYIFAGVAAVGAVSVAAVVGGGRKA comes from the coding sequence ATGACGACGGAGTCGGCGGCGCGTACGCAGGTGGGAGCGGGGTGGGTGCGGCCCCTGTGCTGGGCGGCGGTGGCCCTGGAGGGCTACGACATTGTCGTGCTGGGGGTGGTGCTGCCGTCCCTGCTGAGGAGCGACTGGGGCCTCGACCCGAACTCGGGCGCCCTGATCTCGGTGGTCGGGCTGCTCGGGATCATGGTCGGCGCGCTGGCGATCGGTCCGGTCGCCGACCTCATCGGGCGGCGGCGCACCATGCTGCTCACCGTCGTCGGGTTCTCGGTGCTGACGCTGGCGTGCGCCTTCGCCCCCGGCCCCGAGGTCTTCGGGCTGCTGCGGTTCCTGGCCGGGCTCGGACTCGGCGGGGTGCTGCCGGTGGCGCTCGCGATGGTCAACGAGTACGCGCCGCCCGGCGGCTCCGGCAGTGCCACCACCGTCCTGATGACCGGGTACCACGTCGGTGCCGTCGCGACCGCGCTGCTCGGGATCGCGGTGATCCCGGTCTGGGGCTGGGAGGCGATGTTCGTGCTCGGCGCCCTGCCCGCGATCGTGCTGGTGCCCCTGCTGTGGCGGTTCCTGCCCGAGTCCGTCGACTTCCTGCGCGCCCGCGGGGCGGGGGCCTCCGCGGCCGTCGAGGCCCCGGCGCCGGCCAACCCGGTGCGCGCCCTGTTCCGCGACGGCTACCTGCGCGCCACGGTCGCGTTCTGGGTGACCTCGATCATGGGCCTGCTGCTCGTCTACGGGCTCAACACCTGGCTGCCGCAGATCATGATCTCCGCGGGCTACGAGCTGGACGCCTCGCTGGCCCTGCTGCTCACGCTCAACGCGGGCGCCGTGATCGGCCTGCTCGTGGCGGGCCGGGTCGCCGACCGCATCGGCACCCGCCTCGCGACGGTCACCTGGTTCGCCCTCGGCGCCCTGTTCCTGGCCCTGTTGAGCGTCCGGCTGCCCGGCATCGGGGTGTACGTCAGCGTGCTGCTGGCCGGGATCTTCGTGTTCAGCGCGCAGGTGCTCTGCTACGCCTTCGTCGGGCAGCACTACCCGGCGGCGGTGCGCGGCACGGCGCTGGGCAGCGTCAGCGGGGTGGGCCGGATCGGCGCGATCGCCGGTCCGCTGATCGGCGGCGCGCTGCTCACCGCCGGGATCGCCTACCCCTGGGGCTTCTACATCTTCGCGGGCGTGGCGGCGGTCGGGGCCGTCTCCGTCGCCGCCGTCGTCGGCGGGGGGCGGAAGGCGTGA
- a CDS encoding IclR family transcriptional regulator: MSPATRSVLGRGLAVLGTFTPDRPEQTLRAIAQASGLPSATAYRLVAELVGWGALERVARGRYRVGMRLWEIGSLAPVARGLRDAALPVLQDLCAVTGYPVHLVVLDGTHALFLERLAGHTRLELRSQVGKRLPLHASGPGKVLLAHAPPDVLDAVLAGGLPRVASGTITDPGRLTAALAEIRRTGHCLSREEMTDGAASVAAPVVGPAGEVLAGISVVVPSDTENLALLVPAVRMAATAVSRSLFTEWERPLTPDRGGGHTPGP, encoded by the coding sequence GTGAGCCCCGCCACGCGGTCGGTGCTCGGCCGGGGCCTGGCCGTGCTCGGCACGTTCACCCCGGACCGCCCCGAGCAGACGCTGCGCGCGATCGCGCAGGCGTCCGGGCTGCCGTCGGCCACGGCGTACCGGCTGGTGGCGGAGCTGGTCGGGTGGGGTGCGCTGGAGCGGGTGGCCCGCGGCCGGTACCGGGTCGGGATGCGGCTGTGGGAGATCGGGTCGCTCGCGCCGGTCGCCCGCGGCCTGCGCGACGCCGCGCTCCCCGTCCTGCAGGACCTGTGCGCGGTCACCGGGTACCCGGTGCACCTGGTCGTCCTCGACGGCACCCACGCCCTGTTCCTGGAGCGGCTGGCCGGGCACACCCGGCTGGAGCTGCGCTCGCAGGTGGGCAAGCGCCTGCCGCTGCACGCCAGCGGGCCGGGGAAGGTCCTGCTCGCCCACGCGCCGCCCGACGTCCTGGACGCGGTCCTGGCCGGCGGGCTGCCGCGCGTCGCGTCGGGCACCATCACCGACCCGGGCCGCCTCACCGCCGCGCTGGCGGAGATCCGGCGCACCGGGCACTGCCTCTCGCGCGAGGAGATGACCGACGGGGCGGCGTCGGTCGCCGCGCCGGTCGTGGGGCCGGCGGGGGAGGTGCTGGCCGGGATCTCGGTGGTGGTGCCGAGCGACACCGAGAACCTGGCGCTGCTGGTCCCGGCCGTGCGGATGGCGGCGACGGCGGTGTCGCGCTCGCTCTTCACTGAGTGGGAACGCCCCCTGACGCCGGACCGCGGCGGGGGTCACACTCCCGGACCATGA
- the treY gene encoding malto-oligosyltrehalose synthase → MPDARRTAAPSSTYRLQFSKDTTFDDAVGLLPYLDALGIGALYASPLLESGAGSNHGYDVVDPTRVSAERGGEEGRRRLVDAVRAAGLGFVLDIVPNHVGVDVPKANPWWWDVLRLGRDSEHAATFDVDWDAGPILLPVLGDDSLDDLAVEGDELRYYEHAFPIAPGTGGGTPQEVHERQHYRLVNWKRGAAELTYRRFFDVSTLAAVRVEIPEIFEKTHREVLRWVDAGDVDGIRVDHPDGLSDPGAYMRRLRAAIGPDRWLLVEKILGVGEDLPPSWPVDGTSGYEALREVQGVFVDPDGAGLLTQLAAEHTGGRQSLHGAEHDARREVAGTILAAEVRRIAGLVPGDTDRTRDAVAELLCGFPVYRSYLPEGRDSLDVAVSVARTHRPDLADVLDAIRATMLAEPAGELATRVQQTSGMVMAKGVEDTAFYRWNRFVALNEVGGDPSRFGVSPGELHTALAVREASWPATMTTLSTHDAKRSEDVRARLAVLAEIPGEWADRFRRWSAAHPLPDPSLDLLAWQNLVGAWPISEERLASYLGKASKEAKLVTSHVEAVAEVDEAVAAWPAAVLGDAALVAEIEEFVARVSGPGRSNSLGQKLLQIAGPGVPDVYQGTELFEYSLVDPDNRRPVDWAVRRDLLAGLDGGALPDVDADGAAKLLVTARALRLRRDRPEVFDGYRAVPAQGPAAAHAVAFARSSSLVAVATRLPVGLAARGGWGDTVLPLPDAAGDWVDVVTGTAVEGSAPALATLLARYPVALLVRPA, encoded by the coding sequence GTGCCAGATGCTCGGAGAACAGCGGCCCCGTCGTCCACCTACCGGCTGCAGTTCTCGAAGGACACCACCTTCGACGACGCGGTCGGCCTGCTCCCCTACCTCGACGCCCTCGGGATCGGCGCGCTCTACGCGTCGCCGCTGCTGGAGTCCGGGGCGGGCTCCAACCACGGCTACGACGTCGTCGACCCCACGCGCGTCTCGGCCGAGCGCGGCGGCGAGGAGGGCCGGCGCCGGCTCGTCGACGCCGTGCGCGCGGCAGGGCTCGGGTTCGTGCTGGACATCGTGCCCAACCACGTCGGCGTGGACGTGCCGAAGGCCAACCCGTGGTGGTGGGACGTGCTGCGGCTGGGCCGCGACTCCGAGCACGCGGCCACGTTCGACGTCGACTGGGACGCCGGGCCGATCCTGCTCCCCGTCCTGGGCGACGACTCGCTCGACGACCTGGCGGTCGAGGGCGACGAGCTGCGCTACTACGAGCACGCCTTCCCGATCGCCCCCGGCACGGGCGGGGGCACCCCGCAGGAGGTGCACGAGCGGCAGCACTACCGGCTCGTGAACTGGAAGCGCGGCGCCGCCGAGCTGACCTACCGCCGCTTCTTCGACGTCTCCACGCTCGCCGCGGTGCGCGTCGAGATCCCGGAGATCTTCGAGAAGACCCACCGCGAGGTGCTGCGCTGGGTCGACGCCGGTGACGTCGACGGGATCCGCGTCGACCACCCCGACGGCCTGTCCGACCCCGGCGCCTACATGCGCCGCCTGCGCGCGGCCATCGGGCCGGACCGCTGGCTGCTCGTCGAGAAGATCCTCGGCGTCGGCGAGGACCTGCCGCCGTCGTGGCCGGTCGACGGGACGTCGGGCTACGAGGCGCTGCGCGAGGTGCAGGGCGTGTTCGTCGACCCCGACGGCGCCGGCCTGCTCACCCAGCTCGCCGCCGAGCACACCGGAGGGCGGCAGAGCCTGCACGGCGCGGAGCACGACGCCCGCCGCGAGGTGGCGGGCACGATCCTGGCCGCCGAGGTGCGCCGGATCGCCGGGCTCGTGCCCGGCGACACCGACCGCACCCGTGACGCCGTCGCCGAGCTGCTGTGCGGGTTCCCGGTCTACCGCTCCTACCTGCCGGAGGGCCGCGACTCCCTCGACGTCGCCGTCTCCGTCGCCCGCACCCACCGCCCCGACCTCGCCGACGTCCTCGACGCGATCCGCGCGACGATGCTCGCCGAGCCCGCGGGCGAGCTCGCCACCCGCGTGCAGCAGACGTCCGGGATGGTCATGGCGAAGGGCGTCGAGGACACGGCGTTCTACCGCTGGAACCGGTTCGTCGCCCTCAACGAGGTCGGCGGCGACCCGTCGCGGTTCGGGGTCTCCCCCGGCGAGCTGCACACCGCCCTCGCCGTCCGCGAGGCGTCCTGGCCCGCCACGATGACCACGCTGTCGACGCACGACGCGAAGCGCTCCGAGGACGTCCGCGCCCGGCTCGCCGTGCTCGCCGAGATCCCCGGCGAGTGGGCCGACCGGTTCCGCCGCTGGTCGGCCGCGCACCCGCTGCCCGACCCCTCGCTCGACCTGCTGGCCTGGCAGAACCTGGTCGGCGCCTGGCCCATCTCGGAGGAGCGGCTGGCGTCCTACCTGGGCAAGGCCTCCAAGGAGGCCAAGCTCGTCACCAGCCACGTCGAGGCGGTGGCCGAGGTCGACGAGGCCGTCGCCGCGTGGCCAGCCGCCGTGCTCGGTGACGCCGCGCTGGTCGCCGAGATCGAGGAGTTCGTCGCGCGCGTCTCCGGGCCGGGCCGGTCGAACTCGCTGGGTCAGAAGCTGCTGCAGATCGCCGGGCCCGGCGTGCCCGACGTCTACCAGGGCACCGAGCTGTTCGAGTACTCGCTGGTCGACCCGGACAACCGCCGCCCGGTCGACTGGGCCGTCCGGCGCGACCTGCTCGCCGGGCTCGACGGGGGCGCGCTCCCCGACGTCGACGCCGACGGGGCGGCGAAGCTGCTGGTCACCGCACGGGCCCTGCGGCTGCGCCGCGACCGCCCCGAGGTGTTCGACGGCTACCGCGCGGTGCCCGCCCAGGGCCCCGCCGCCGCCCACGCGGTCGCGTTCGCCCGCTCGTCGTCGCTGGTGGCGGTCGCGACGCGGCTGCCGGTCGGGCTCGCCGCGCGCGGCGGCTGGGGCGACACCGTGCTCCCGCTCCCCGACGCCGCGGGCGACTGGGTCGACGTCGTCACCGGCACCGCGGTCGAGGGCTCCGCACCGGCGCTGGCGACGCTGCTCGCGCGCTACCCGGTGGCGCTGCTGGTGCGCCCGGCCTGA